Proteins encoded in a region of the Zea mays cultivar B73 chromosome 4, Zm-B73-REFERENCE-NAM-5.0, whole genome shotgun sequence genome:
- the LOC100193985 gene encoding uncharacterized protein LOC100193985, protein MVDTSTSPNSAAAGGGTIIDDLHGFLRHGLHTHSSVLCAHAFLFRRGLLLGHPVPAGLLIASACSAASTPAHILRLIRHLPPPLPLFSLDAALRALSPRIPFSALLSLFAALLRSHHPLFPDHFSFPPLLSAAASATSPRAAPPPRPPLLFAAPRCQRPLPLLCHCRRHLVRPLPVRRNAIQGHRVLQHPDDGLSQNTRWLGCRTPGF, encoded by the coding sequence ATggtggacacctccacctccccCAATTCCGCCGCTGCCGGCGGCGGCACCATCATCGACGACCTCCACGGCTTCCTCCGCCACGGTCTACACACCCACTCCTCCGTCCTCTGCGCCCACGCCTTCCTCTTCCGCCGTGGCCTCCTCCTCGGCCACCCCGTCCCCGCCGGCCTCCTCATCGCCTCCGCCTGCTCCGCCGCCTCAACGCCCGCTCACATCCTCCGCCTCATTCGCCACCTACCTCCTCCCCTACCGCTCTTCTCCCTCGATGCTGCACTCCGCGCCCTAAGCCCTCGCATCCCTTTCTCCGCCCTCCTCTCCCTCTTCGCGGCCCTCCTCCGCTCCCACCACCCGCTATTCCCCGACCACTTCTCCTTCCCGCCTCTCCTCTCTGCTGCCGCCTCTGCCACCTCTCCACGGGCAGCTCCTCCGCCGCGGCCTCCTCTTCTCTTCGCCGCCCCACGCTGCCAACGCCCTCTTCCACTTTTATGCCACTGCCGGCGGCATCTTGTCCGCCCGCTACCTGTTCGACGAAATGCCATTCAGGGACATCGCGTCCTGCAACACCCTGATGACGGCCTTAGCCAGAACACCCGGTGGCTTGGATGTCGCACGCCAGGTTTTTGA